The following coding sequences lie in one Pontibacter sp. G13 genomic window:
- the pseC gene encoding UDP-4-amino-4,6-dideoxy-N-acetyl-beta-L-altrosamine transaminase, producing the protein MQQNSGPIPYGRQEITQADIDAVVEALQSDYLTGGPRIGKFEEAFAQYVDAPYAVAVSSGTAALHLCTLALGIQPGQKVITSPLTFAASANCILYAGGEVDFVDIDPRTGLMDLDLLEEKLHQAEAGTYAGIIPVNYAGHPVDMERVANLAKRHGCWVLEDACHAPGGYFINQAQEVSKVGNGLFTDLAMFSLHPVKHIAAGEGGVITTRDPKLYEQLVLLRSHGITRDRSRLTEDHGGWYYEMQELGFNYRLTDIQAALAHSQLANAASGVERRREIAAHYREVWKGLPIQLPENVEGHAYHLFVIRTERRKELYNFMRSHKVFVQVHYIPVHYQPYYQRLGWKKGDFPHSEAFYNGCLSMPMYPSISDESLKFATQIVQSFFH; encoded by the coding sequence ATGCAGCAGAATTCTGGGCCGATCCCCTATGGAAGACAAGAAATTACTCAAGCCGACATCGATGCGGTAGTCGAAGCCCTACAATCCGATTACCTCACAGGCGGTCCCCGGATTGGCAAGTTCGAGGAAGCATTTGCCCAATATGTCGATGCGCCGTACGCAGTAGCTGTTTCCAGTGGTACTGCCGCGCTCCACCTCTGCACATTGGCTTTGGGCATTCAGCCCGGACAAAAGGTCATCACTTCCCCTTTGACATTTGCAGCATCTGCCAATTGCATCCTTTATGCAGGCGGGGAGGTAGATTTCGTGGACATCGATCCGAGGACCGGACTCATGGACCTTGATTTATTGGAGGAAAAGCTACACCAAGCTGAAGCTGGGACCTATGCTGGAATCATTCCTGTCAATTATGCAGGCCATCCAGTAGATATGGAACGAGTGGCAAATTTGGCCAAACGCCATGGATGCTGGGTATTGGAGGATGCATGTCACGCTCCGGGAGGCTATTTCATAAATCAGGCGCAGGAAGTCTCCAAGGTGGGAAATGGTCTATTTACGGATCTGGCGATGTTTTCCCTGCATCCCGTCAAACATATCGCTGCGGGAGAAGGAGGGGTTATCACCACTCGAGATCCCAAACTTTACGAGCAGCTCGTGTTGCTGAGAAGTCATGGCATTACGCGGGATCGCTCTAGATTGACGGAAGATCATGGGGGCTGGTATTACGAAATGCAGGAGTTGGGATTCAATTACAGGCTTACAGATATCCAAGCAGCGCTCGCTCATTCGCAGCTTGCAAATGCTGCATCAGGCGTGGAAAGACGCCGGGAGATTGCGGCACATTATAGAGAGGTTTGGAAGGGTCTGCCAATCCAACTCCCTGAAAATGTGGAGGGCCATGCCTATCACTTGTTTGTTATTCGGACGGAACGGCGCAAGGAGTTGTATAATTTTATGCGCAGTCATAAAGTATTCGTTCAAGTGCATTATATCCCCGTTCACTACCAACCCTATTATCAACGATTAGGCTGGAAAAAGGGCGATTTTCCCCATTCTGAGGCATTTTACAATGGCTGTTTAAGTATGCCGATGTACCCATCCATCTCCGACGAATCCCTAAAATTCGCTACGCAAATCGTACAATCCTTTTTCCATTGA
- a CDS encoding site-2 protease family protein, translating to MQQKSLRTIAIHGGLFLLAWVTTMIAGAENTSAYSIWVDFSWEKFWTGLPYSFSFLLFLTCHEFGHYFTARYHQVKASLPYYIPLYIPIPGFFNIGSMGAIISLKSIPPSTRKYFDIGIAGPLAGFVISIGLLVYGFLNLPPLDEYVLSIHPEYLEIFGHMPSPLEMEAFAYLQGENGPVLSIGSNLLFDWMAQILPADPAQVPPGFELMHYPYLFVGYLTLFFTALNLLPIGQLDGGHIIYGMFGRKTAGIISRFAVMTLLIMGGTGMMRIEGWEFLSYQLGYLLLVWYIFRKTMTAGKPIPAMMMALVFVSAQAMLATQFPGWDVNVLWLLYSFMAVRMIKVDHPPALKEHRVNLPRQILGGFAILIFIVSFSPFPLKMIGMPNGELDHDFQMEIDRLQESMISTSLDTIYHEHIPSDSTSSEP from the coding sequence ATGCAGCAAAAATCTCTTCGGACAATCGCTATTCATGGTGGCCTATTCTTGCTGGCTTGGGTTACAACGATGATCGCCGGAGCCGAAAATACCAGCGCTTACTCGATTTGGGTGGATTTTAGTTGGGAAAAATTCTGGACAGGACTCCCCTATTCTTTCTCATTTCTACTCTTTCTGACTTGTCATGAGTTCGGGCATTACTTCACTGCTCGATATCATCAGGTGAAAGCCAGCCTCCCTTATTACATTCCGCTTTACATTCCGATTCCGGGCTTCTTCAATATAGGTTCGATGGGGGCAATCATCTCCTTGAAATCGATTCCTCCCTCTACTCGAAAGTATTTTGATATCGGTATTGCTGGTCCCTTGGCGGGATTCGTGATTTCGATAGGGCTTTTGGTCTATGGGTTTTTGAATTTGCCTCCGTTGGACGAATACGTCTTGAGCATTCACCCGGAATATTTGGAGATCTTCGGGCACATGCCTTCTCCTCTAGAAATGGAGGCATTTGCCTATCTGCAAGGAGAAAATGGCCCGGTCCTTTCGATTGGATCCAATTTGCTGTTTGATTGGATGGCTCAGATCCTTCCTGCAGATCCTGCACAGGTGCCTCCAGGGTTCGAGCTGATGCATTATCCCTATCTGTTTGTGGGATATTTGACGCTATTTTTTACCGCGTTGAATTTATTGCCCATTGGTCAGCTCGATGGTGGGCATATCATCTATGGGATGTTTGGCCGCAAAACAGCGGGAATCATTTCTAGATTCGCAGTGATGACCCTTCTGATCATGGGAGGTACTGGGATGATGCGCATTGAAGGATGGGAGTTTTTGTCCTATCAATTGGGATATCTCCTGTTGGTATGGTACATCTTTCGGAAAACCATGACTGCCGGGAAGCCTATACCTGCAATGATGATGGCGCTCGTATTCGTCAGTGCTCAGGCTATGCTCGCTACTCAATTCCCCGGATGGGATGTGAATGTACTTTGGTTGCTGTATTCCTTCATGGCTGTCCGTATGATCAAGGTCGATCATCCACCTGCACTCAAGGAACATCGAGTCAATCTCCCCAGACAAATATTGGGCGGATTTGCCATATTGATCTTCATTGTGAGCTTCTCGCCTTTTCCTCTGAAAATGATTGGCATGCCCAACGGGGAACTGGACCATGATTTTCAGATGGAAATCGACCGCTTGCAAGAATCCATGATCTCAACCTCGCTAGATACGATCTATCATGAACACATCCCGAGTGATTCAACCAGTTCAGAACCTTGA